The genomic DNA GCATTCTATTTGACAGTGGCAGCCACCGGAGCCAGATTTCCGAATGAGCGAAAGAAAAATTGGGTCTGTTTCCGAAGAGAAAAGAGAAGCTACTCATCAAAACGTTTGGACAAGAAAACGAAGACTTAAGAGAGTATGGCATTGTCGAATTCTGTGTCGGAGGATTGAGTCAAAGTTCAGGCGTTAAGATGATTGCTCATACCGTCCGTCTCATCTGCAGTCCTTTGACGAATCAAGCCGTACAGTTTGTTCAACAATCATACAGTCATCTGGCAGACTTGAAACTTGCAGATCAACCATCCGAAGACTGTGGTTCAGAAGTAGATGTCTTAATTGGCAATGATTTCTATTGGTCTTTCTTCACGGGAGACACGAAACGGGGGGAATCAGGACCTATGGCGATGAAGACGAGTCTTGGATGGGTGTTGTCTGGTCCTTTTCCCCAAACACCAGGTTCAGATACTGGTGTTCATTTAGTCACAAGCCATACCTTGCGTCTAGACACCTCCTCATGTGACGACACTGTTACCGAAAAGAGAATTTACGACCCGCTGCTGGAACATGTGAAAAAATTCTGGGAGAAAGAAGCTATCGGTGTGTCAACACAAGAAAAGACAGTGCATTAGAAATTCTTGGATACTATTCATGTTAACAACGGCCGCTGTGAAGTCTCTCTTCCTTGGAAAGAACAGCACGCATTACTACCGGATGACTGATGCCCATGCCGTTTCTCGCCTGGCTTCTGTTCTAAAACGTCTAAGAAAGAATCGTGAGTTGTTTGGCAACCGCATCATTGAAGAGCAATCTTCGCGAGGAATAATCTCCGATGTCGATCTCGACATACCAGTCGAAGTTGGTCACGTACATTATTTACCGCATCATCCAGTTGTGCGCGAAGATAAAAGACGTACGTAAGTGAGGATAGTCTATGATGTATCCGCTAAGTCTACTGGTCCAGCGTCAAATGACTGCCTTCATGCAGGTCTATTATTGCTTTCTGAAATACCCGATGTTCTGATGCGTTTCAGGTACCACCGAGTTGCTTTTGAGGTACTCGCAGTGGTTATCTGACCTGTCAAAAGCTGTATGTGTCCCGATCCAGCAATGTTTTCTTCCAGACGAGAGCATAATTTCGCTTCAACTACGGTTCGGAAGTAGCGTACACGGCAGCTGTATATCTCAGAATGGAAACGAGTCAAGGAGTATACGTTTATTTGTTGATGAGTAAGTCACGAGTCGTACCGCTTTCCAAGCAAACCATTCCCAGAATTTAGCTCTTAGCGTCACTCATACTATCCAGGTTGATTACCCGAGTCCGTTCAGCCCTACTTCCATTGGTCAAGattacagaaatatttttgctgGACAGATTCCACTACGACTCTTCACTGGATAAAGGGGGTTGGACAAAGAATGCAAGCAATTCGTTGAAAACAGAGTCAAGGAAATCCGTCAGAATGTGCCGCTCAAAGCGTGGAACTATTGCCCCGAAAGTCAGAATCCCGCAGACTTACTCTCCCGTGGTATGGGATAAGATGCGTTGAAACAGTCACAACTATGGTGACATGGTCCATTTCGGctaatgaaagaaaagaagatttgGCCTTACTTCGGAAACTCCCAACTTCAAGTGCTTATTTTGAAGAAATGCGTCTGAAAGCCAAAGGAAACTGGGCTTCTTATTGACTCTTCGATGATTTCGTTAACAAATATCTTCGAACCCCAGAAGTACAGAGACTTTAAGAAGCTGATACGATTAACAGCACTGGTGCTCAGAGCCgtgaagaatttcaaaactgGAACACGTGGTGAGGAACCGAATGGCCTTTTGAGTACCGGAGAGTATGCTCTCGAAGAAATTCTATGGATCCGCGAAATGCAACAGTCTGTAATCAAGTCACATACATTTAAGGAATTGAAACAACAGCTAGCATTGTACACAGATGAAAGCGAGTTGCTTCGATGTAATGGAAGACTACAGAATCTTACGATTCCATTTAACGCCAAGTTCCCCATTTTCCTGCCATCAGATCATGACCTAACCGTTCTTATCATTCGAGATTGCCACAAGTGAGTCCAACAAAACGGAGTAAGAGAAACCTTGGCAGAACAAAGGTCTAGATTCTagtttgtgaaggaaagacaaGTCGTTCGCAAGGATTCTTTCAAAATGCGTGTTAGAAGACGAGAAGTCGATCAGTCTCTTCAGGAACAAGAGGACTCCTTTTAAAGGTAAACTGATCGAGGGAGGAAgatgtagaaaatctctttggtttttttaaatttcaagttacaatttttctcttcctctcttccctttgtattttttttttattcacgtgcggcgcgcgtgatttcacaaattagccaatcacgtcaaagagctttaaccttgacattggaaaactgacgtggacatttttcgcgtacttttagttttgttttcgcggagttttagatttttttaactttcgttcgcgtaaatttgttGCTCCTCTGTTTGGAATTTAaagaagtttcggagtttttGTTTTAGCTAAATATTGTGGTTCTTTTAgcaagtttaatacatattttctacgtAGTTTGGACTCGAGTCTCTTttcgtaaatggatttttttacaGCAACGCTGCCTTGGTTGGGGGTTCACGTTCCCCGTTTTTCCCACCTGCTAGTTTTTAGAGGTTTTCGTGTCCGGCTTTGGTGCTTTTAGTTTACTTCAATCGTAAAAGACTTTTGTAAGCATATCGATTTGGCGTTAAATAAACGGTGGCTTGGCTGGCCAACGCGCTTGGAGGGTAATAGAATACAGAATACAACCTCTTTCCATGATTACCGACAGTAGTACATGCAACTGAACCTTTCAATGACCATTAACATGGGAATATTCCTTTTAGGaattaaacatgaaattttgatTCAAAGCACAGTCTCTAAGTCATTGTTTCTATGTATATTATGCTGCAAAAGtctgtgttctttttttatAGATCAGATATCAGCTTTTTCTAAAAACCTTGATTGACTTCTCTTCGTCAAAAGTCATTTCAGAGCTTGCCTCAAAATTAGAAAGCCCTCCGACTTACCTGCTCAACGCCTGTTATCCCGCTCAGGCTAATGTTGCAACAACAAGATGGTGATCGCCGGATTTACCTTTGACAACGACTAGGGCTGGGTGCAACGGCAAAGTTGTTTGCTTTACTCTTTGAAAATTACGAGCTTCGCGTTGTCCATAGACGCTTATTTATATTAGAGGTTCATTATACCCGTTAAATACCCCTGCAAgaggtaaatatttttcatccGTGACTTACCAGTAAGTATTTCTAGTTCCAAAACATCAAAAAAGCTGTGAAAAACGACCTGAATAAAAAACACTAAGGGGAAATAAAAAGATGACCGAATTGAAGGACACCACCACAATATTCATCTATGTAATAGGAGAGTAGAGAGAGATAGGAAAGATCGATGCAGCGGAGTTTACCTCTCTTCCGAGTTCCTGTCATTAACAAAAGGCTGAGCACTAATCAATCTATAAATTTAAAACACCGAACACATTTAAATAAAGTAGTCAGAATAGATAATGTAAACTTTGATTTCAAGGTAAAAAGTGTGTTCAGGGATTAAGGTTTGTATACCTTGCTAGATTTGCAAAGAAATTGGCCaactgaacaaatttaaatACTGAAATTACTAGGGGACTCGTTTTCTATCAGACACCATAATCTCTAAGACACATATTTCTACGTGTTTCAAAAAGCACGTCAGGCAGATCAGAGGGACTTGAAAAATATGCTCTTAAAACCACAGGTTGGGTTCCAAGTCCTGGGCGGCTACTGTTGTAATCTCGCTCAACTGACTTCCTTAGTATCAAAGGGCATAACAAAATTGATTCCATCATTAGAAGAAACCTTAAACGTGCATTTATGACGACAACTTAACTGatttatgttattgttataCATAGGTGTCAAGATTTGGATTCGGTTTGGCCACAAGGAGGATGGGGCCGCGATTTCGTTTCACGCACGACTTTCGCTTAATTTACGCGCTAACAACACTCTATTGTAAGTATGTACATACAATAATACACCCTTTTGACGGGTGAGAGGCCAATTTAGCCATAGGCCActattaaaagctttattttgattacttttACAAAATTGACTCTGATAACGTGATAACGTCCGTATTAACACTACTTGAACAAATTTAATGGACCTTGCAGTACTTTGGGGAGGCAATGGAGGCAATACTGAAGGCACAGATTACAATATCGATCTGATTATTCACAGCTCTTAAggacacagttttttttatttacatacGTCTCACATTTCCGACGACTAAACTAATTCATTCAGCCGTCAAGTAGGCGAGAAGGAGCCTGTCTCCTTTAAAGCTCAGTCGGCCATGTTGAACAGCAAGATTGTCCAGCACCAGCACATCTCTCTTCCGCCATGGAAATCCCACAGCATTTCGCCAACCCGTCGCCCGGACATGTTCAATCACCTCTGGGTCAATCTCACTTCCGTCGCCATAAAGTGTGTGAGTTGGATACATGTGGTTGGGGAGAGACACGCCATCAAACATGGGGGACTCCTTGTAGTACGTGTTGTGATGAACGTTTGGTTGTGTGAACCAAATTTTGCGGCCTGTAACTGGATGAGTCGCCAGTGGTGGGAGTACATACCAGTAATACAGATTTCCAGTGCTTTCCTCCCACTCGTAATtgaacttttctcttttcaagtaTTCCTCCACCTTCTACcatgcaaaaaaagaagaaaggacaACACATTCAAACGGAAGTGGGATCGGATAAATATCATCGTGACTCTACCAAACTACTCCCCCACCAGGTGATTCCCTTATAAGCCTCTATTTCTTAGAGTCGTTTAGGTGAGCTTATTACCagagatactttttttttatgggGAACTGAATGGAGGAATCAACGCGTTCAGTTTTCCAAACAAGATTTCAAGAAATGCACTGAAACTCAGACATTTAGCGTATCTGAAAGTGGCGACAAAATGAGACCAAGCGTCGACGTTATGTCTTCACAGGTTTCATTaacaatttccattttccaCGGTATTTTTGAAGACAGCTTAGAATCGTTTTTCAGTTCTCAGCATATTCTACATGGTTCTGACCGATCTTAAATGTAGTTTTTCTCATAAAGTTAGGGGTATATAATTTGTGAATGGGATAGCAAAGACTGAACATACTGATAAGCCGGTAGGGGCttaatatacatatatttttgttATAATATTTTACTCCTCAGAAACCAAGGGgaatttattcattttgtttttcagttaaatGATAAGTCTTACGTTACAATGAATGAGCAATATTCTGTCGCAGAAATAGACATAGACATTTTATTATCTCAGTGCCTCTGTTCATCCGGAAGAGTGAATGGTTAACGGCAAACTTTCAGGGAGGCCCGGTGAAAGGTTGcgagagggaggagggggggtaGCCTGGAATTGACTGGCACCCCGGGGAGAAGGAAAGGCAATACTTCTAGTCGTATAACGCTGCGGGAACCGGGATAATATCAGATAAGATGAGCCACTGGGCTAGCAGTCACTCTTAACTCTTTACCGAAAGAGAAACATAACACATACCTTTGGGTCTTTGGTCATAAACGACTGTTGCCAAGAGGCATAGGGATGATGTTTCTCGTCAGGTAGGTATCGCGTGTAgcgtatttgtttttcttccagtATCCTTACCACTTCCGGATCAAGCTGATCGTAGATCTCATTATTTCTGACCAGCGGAGTTACACCTCCCCATTCTTCGTTAGGCTCagtgagacaaaagaaaatgaccTGTTATAAAGAGAATATGTTATTAGGCAATCACCATATGAGGGGAAAGCCAACCTCTCAAAATTGTTTCGTCTGAAGGTTATGAAATGATAATTCTTAATCCGGGGAGCAAAAAGTACGAAGGAGTCGGCggatcaatgttagtatctgaccaactgcgcacctacccaCCTCTCCCCTGACCCTGAACTAAatctaacttgttatcagttttCTGTTGttggtttaggggaggggtaggttcGCGGTTGCTCAGAAACTTACATTGATGCGAGTTGAATATGCCGAGTGTTGATTGACAATTTACTGCCGATGAGGGAAGGGGGAACATAAGAATATTGCAGAGGCTTATGGGGGGTACACATGAATTTTGTCATGTCACAACCAGATTCCTCCAACCCCCCCACCCATTACCCCCcttcctccttccccccccccctccctggCTGACCAGTTCCTTAATGATATTTTACACGCCTAAAGTATCCTTTAAACGTTTGCTTTAATCGAGGACTCCTTGTCTTAATTTGAGAACTTGTAAAATGAAACTCTGGAGacgttttaaaattcttaagtCTAAATGTGTAAAAGTGAGTGGAAATACATCACCTTCTTGGGATGAACTGGTGAACAAGCCATCTCATTATGAAGCTCGATGTTAAAATCTGGGGGATCACTGGTGGATAAATACACTTCCGTTTCACCTTCTGCTAAGTATCTGTTTCCGGTACCACCTTCGTAATTCGTTGGTTTGTAGCCGAGGTTGTCCGCAAACTTGGCGAAATCTCCGGCTTCAAAAAGGGGCAGATTGCGAAATAAGACAGCGTTGTATTTTGGAAGAACTCTATCGAGCTGTTCCCGGCAAAGCTGACCCCATTTATCAGGGGTCAGGTGATCAATAGATTCGGCGCGTAAAGCAAATGGAAATCCTTCTCTTGCGGATGAAAGGAATTTCGGGAGGCCCTTTCCACCAGATCCAGGTAGGTATTTCCTGCCAGCAATTTGATGTTTAAATTGCAGCGCTAAATCCTTGGGAGGTAAAGGTGTGAAGAACGACTGATTTTCTGCAACTTGAGGCTTTGAGGAAAAGGACATTGTTAGCTTGATCGCACACAAAATGGATCGTGTTCCATGGTGTACGGGATTCCTCATGAAAACAGATTTTGATGTTAACATCTGCAAAATGATATATACATATTACTGAATAGTCGAAGTCAAGAGATTTATATTTGAACGTATTTTGTTGATGCATTTCACTACTTTGCATCTTAAGAGCGGTTTTTCATCAATAGGCATGCGGTTAGCGGATACTAATTACAGCACGTACAGCCTATACGGGGAGGCCAATCATTGAAATGTTTGGAGAGGAGCCAAGAAAATGGGACAGATGCAGGAATTGAAATTTCTTAATAATCCTGAAgcgaaacatttaaaaattaaaagaaaagaatcataAACAAACTGAAATTCTCCATTTAGTAGACAATATGTGATTTACAATTAGGTTTACTGCAGTTTTACTGGTTTAGTCAAAACTTCCttcttgtgattggctaagAGGAGGCAGAGTCTTAAAGGTTAGACATCATAGTTGAGAGGACATTGTGTTACGATAGCATCAAACTACAGGATGTGATATTGTAGCAATGACGCCTGATATCAACTCTGATTTTGATGAAAGTACTCGATTTGGCGCCCTTGAGATGACCttcacttcaaatttttttctgagacgtgtgtttgattttcatagCGCGTCAGTAATCGCTAAGAATACCTGGGATGcggaaaagaaaagatgattgTAATGTAAGGAATTCGAGTTCGTTTCGTTTGTAGAATCAATAACTGAAAGATAAACTCGTGTCCTCCCTGAGAACATCAGCAGCGCCGACCTTATCAGCATTATAttcaataaaaaacaaacacaacatTTGCATTTGCAAAGTATTGGCGCAAGTTgtgtttttttctattgttatttTGTTCAAAAACGTATGCTGAGTCATACTGCGTTGTTTCTGTCAGTTTTTCCCATGAGACCcgtattttatatatatatttatatatatatatatataccctTGTGTTCACAGTCAGTAACTGTACCATGGTTTGGATTGAATTGGGAGTTTGTCTTTGCCTTGTCGAAAAGTCATATGCGCCTCACATTAGTTACGCGTAAAATAATTAAGTGCAAGTATTCAATTaatctttttcttccttctgaaTTCACTCGATTTTCGCCGCGTAACTAGATCTCTTACGATAACCATTTACTCAAAGTGATACAGTTTTACGACCCCGCATCGAGTATTTGAGTATTCTCTCTCAGAAGTGTAGGACATTCTATCCGTTATTCCAATGACGCTAATAAAAGCGGACCTTGTTAAAACATTGAATACAAACTTAAAACGGAGAAAGTTAACTTAGGTTCTACTCGATTCATAGCTAGGAAACTTAATCTACTGAACAATTATTAGCGAGATCGTAATTTTCAGCTTTACTAGGTTTGTCAATGTCCGCATCAATGTAGTAAAAGTACTATTACACTGTCTTACCATTTTTTGTGAGCGCTGGTGATTCGCTCAACCACTCAATACTTGAGTATCAATAAGTGAATCGCATGAAATCAGCTTTTGATAAGTTTGTATCATTGTAGTGGAGCCCTTTACGCGTAAGAGTGCAGAGTGTGTGAGACCTAATCTAGTTAACAAACACAACCGCAATTTCAAGTATGGATAAAAGTTTTCCCTATTATCAATGTTAATAAAAGTGGTTGCAAAGAATGAAATTTGCAGAAGGATAATCCCACCTTATTCTTCTCAAAGGAGCTGTCAACAATTCTGTAAGATTCGATTGTGAAAAAGTCTCCGCATTGGAGCGATTCGTGGGCCAGTTGAAGTCTCGGCTTCTACAACGTATTGATATCCGAGGTGTGCCCAGCTTAAGTACAAATATCTTCACATCACACTTAATGATATTAGACACAGCgcattttattttgattggcaTAACCGATTTGGAAAATACGATTTTTATGACGTTGTTATCCTGGAAATGCAGACCAGCTCTGGcatcagttatttattttccttcCATCAATGCAGGCTGCAATTTGCTCTGAACTTTTCCCAGAGCATGACAGAAATGAAAGAATGTAGGCTTGCTCTTAGCCATTTCCGGCTGGCTTTTTAAAACCAATATTATACCTTCTCTTTGTCACTTGTTAAGTTAAATTCAAATGAGCTATTTCAGATATAGGCTCAAAAGGTCTTTTATTTGCTTGCGACTggaatttccaaaatatttCGGACGTAATAATAACACTTCTTTCTCCACGGTGTAATAAACACTTAATTAACTGAAAACTATACCTTAGGGAAAATCAAATTGGAGTTGAAGTTTTCGACTTCGCTAGAAAGACACGCAAGCTTTACTGTACTTGAGGAGCAAATTCTACAATCTCTCTCTCATAATTCAATTCTACGCAAGGGTTAAAGGTGTTAAGACTTTTTCCTAGCGCGTATAACACGgcaaacagtttcttttttacttccACAGCCAATATTTATCGATACACCACAGTCGACTGATAAATATGCCAAATATCATAAAACCCTAGTGGCATTTCCGAGGCCAGCAATGGCCAACATTTTATATCGCTTAAGGCATCCGATCTATATAAATTAGTTTGTAAAGGTAGCTAAACTCTTCTCACAAATATGCTGATAGAAGAACCGTTATGTCGATGTCGTGTGTCTGACATCATGCACCATCTCCTCGAATCACTTTGGGAGGGAGCGAGAGTTTAAAAGATGTTTCTTAACAGCAACTCCAGTGCATAACTTAACTTGACATTAAAAGCAGAGGAGGCAAGTGACGTATATTTGTAATAAATATGcgataaaatgataataacttTAAGTGTAGAAACTCTGAGAGAAAATCGACCGACccttaaaaaattttggaattGGTTTGAAACATTCGATAACCTCACAACAAATACTACTTCAGGAGTCAAATTTAGATCGCTGTAATAATTTGAGTTAAAATTCACCGCTTGTACTTGTACAGAAATGGCTATCGGTCGCTTTTTGTTCCTTTATAAATATTTGAAGAAGACATTTCCTCTTTCGCGTAATGACACGCCCATGACTTAATTTTAGACCCACTTCATTGCATTAAGAACATATATTCGACCACAACAGACAACTACGTAAGACTCACAACATACCTTTTTCGCTTCAAAACCAGAGAGGGAAATTGGATTCGATGTCATCTTGGGAGAAGCATTTGTTCACAAAAATATTCACGTTAATCCTCTATTGTTTCATGAGCGAGTACAACGCTAAATAGTTAATTAGCATATTTTCTCACATTTTTGTTAATTATCTCGAAATAAAATCACTGATGGTGTAATTGACGATAGAAGGCAACAAAGGAATCGTCCTCAGCATGCAGTGAAGTTCTCCGAGACTTTCAGCAGTTTTCGACGACAACAGTTAATGAGCAAATCAAAAGTTTTGctcgagtaaatttttttttgttatgtttgaacCTTCTGATGTAAGTTAACAGCGAGATGTCCCAAAATTTATCCTCATTGAGAACGGTCGTCAGTTTTTCATGGTAGACAAGAGAGAGGTCTGGCGTCGTCAAAGACAGTAAACACGACGAGCCACTTGTTTAACTCTTAAGAGAAAtataagtttgtttttcattcaaagtTTTTGTGAGCGTCGCCCTTGCGACTGCTTAAACTCTGATATGATCATACTGTATGTAAAACAAGTATGCGGACTGACAAGGTTGAAATTTCGGAATCTACTACTACGCATCGAGAATGCTAGATGATACCCGCATGACGCACAAATTGTCGTATTGATGCCCTAATTTTGTGGCAATAACAAGATGctcgaatctgattggttcttaacaGTCTTTATTTCTTACTTAATATAGCTTATGCAGCACAAAACTTTCCCATTTGGCTTGTGTGAATATAAGCATCTTGCTATCGGACTGGTCAAATCGGACAGTTAAACAGCGAATAACAATTAAGCACTTAACGGTAACAGGCACACCAATGCcagcaaatgaaaattaaggtCAAGTTTGATGAGCAAGGTTGCCTGGGTTTAGcttgaaaacgaaaattgtaCGAAATTGACCGGTGCTATGACTTGTAATCAGATGTTATATTTACGTCAAGAACCTTTTCTTAGGACACTGAAGGAGAAatatttcgaggttttctctgtgtaaatttttttcaccctATCTTGTCTTTTCGATAGCTCAAGACAGTTGAACCTTAGGCTGATGtgctaaccctttacaccctaacatcagtatgcgtattctccttactgttctcaaTAGTACTCCTAGGGTGctgaaaagagaatttgttgaactGTCACGAGTTTtgttaattggtgatcatttgctttattctttcgactttaatgtgtgattcaggggtgatattgtaaggagaaattagatgcttatcactcttagagGTGATAGGGTTAAATAAGATACCTATCCTGTTTCTTGCAGTTTTTCATTGACCTgtcaataggccattttatggttgtgtgcttggttgctaATCCTTTTAACAGGAGTGAGGTTAAGAGTAACCTTGTTGTAATACAAACcctgctgcttttcaaatgcagaTTGCCTTAATActatgctaactagatactggtctcttTCCTACAAGGTCACCTTTTAGACTCattccaaatcaaaggcttagcaactaagtacacaactgtcATATGGCCTATTGTAATAGGGGTTAGACCCTAAGGGGTTCTCATGCTTGTAATTTCGCAGATTCTCTCCCTGAATTTTACTTCACGTAGTCCTGTTGCAATGCAAATGGAGCAAACACAACGACCGTACAAAATAATACGACAATAAAACGAGAGGTGAAACAGAGAGCAAGCGATACGCAAACGAGACAATCTaatcgagaaagaaaaattaacgtCGTTACcattaaataaaagaaaactaagaGCGATTGAGATAACATCACAACGAATGTAAGAAAAGTTAAGAACGCGCGGGTAACTAGCGAATTCGAagtaatcaaatgaaagagaaaaaagaccgTACGAGTGATGAGTGCATCATGGGTGTGCCAGCGCGTTATTACATTCTAAGctacaaaaatacttttttcaatATTCTAATAAATCTGCAGTACATTAAACATTTTAGTGGTAATCATCGTGATTTAAGCGCGCTAGTGTCCCATTTTAGGTGTTAACTTCacttggtattttttttttaccttctaCAACTATATAAATTGTGATAAGTAAGTTATTATGAATAAACTATTTAATGCAAAATCGTTTTATTCTAAAGTTATTACGCGTAGCACTATTAATAGCCTATTTGTCTTCCCAAATGCTATGGCAAACCCGTAATACGTTCATCATTGGGGTGAATAATAGTTTGCATTATCTTTGGTgctttattgatatttttcgcTCTGTAATTAGAAATACTCAAATATATGGGAAAATGAGATTAATTTATAAAGTAATTTATATAGGCTTTTAACTGAAGTATTGAAGAAAACaagcttttaaaatcaattttcagtTCTATCCATAAACGTCTTAatacatcaagaaaaaaagaaaaattttctcacaaaaaaaggaaatcggATTAAATAAACAACATGAAAAAGCTGTACCTTTAccaagaaaacagaaaaatgttttttcaaaagaagaaattgaatgaaataaacaattagAAAAACCTATTCCTTtaccaagaaaaaaactgttccACCACCAAAAACTTTTATCACCAGACCAACTACTGATGATCATGGATTTTCCTATGATTAACAGTAAGCGCATTTTGCcgagttaacttttttttttaaatgaaaacgcATGTCCGAAGGCTAtttgtttctcgtttttttcatagttttaaTTGATTGGCAACATTGATTGATATTCTGGAGAACATTTACAAGAAAGATTTTTAATGTCTTGGGCAGAGAGAGCGAcgaataaaaatgtttgatCCCGTATGCGTAACATCCACTTggataaaaatttaattgaagaaGTTTTATTCTTTGGACATTGCTTCTCCAGTATAATCAAAATCAACATGTTCTCCTGGTTACGACCCTCCTAGCATCCTCATGGCTTGGATTCGGACGCACGCAAGGGAGGAGAGACGCCTGTCTGCGGCGATCCTGGTAACATGAGCTTCCAGATTATCGCAGTGTTCACCGAAGTTCAGCCAAAGTTGCTCGTCACAAGCAAAAGTAGCCCGTGCTCTTGTAACACGGAAATACGACTGCACCAGATGGGAAAGGATCAACAGATATTGCTCATATTCTGCAGTGGATACACGCCTACTGGAGTGTCGTCCCTTTCCTAATACTGCTCGGTAACATTCCTCGTATGGACGAATAGCTGTGACGCAGCTACTCTCCTTTCTTCTTAAGTCCAATTCCATGGTTTGTAaaaattcctttatttcatCTTTAGCTGCTAAGTCGACTGGTTTTTCATCCTGGGCATTTTTTGCTTGCAGTAAAGGTAAACCTGAGAGAGGATAACGGTTGTGTTGAGGAGAACGAAGAAATTTTCCTACACGACATGAAATACATAAACTTCCCAGGCGTACATAACATTGGGAAAAAGTTATGCATTTTTCAGATTAAATCTCTGTTTTCCTCTCCCTTCCGAGGCTTGGAAAACTAG from Pocillopora verrucosa isolate sample1 chromosome 2, ASM3666991v2, whole genome shotgun sequence includes the following:
- the LOC131771305 gene encoding dapdiamide synthesis protein DdaC, with amino-acid sequence MLTSKSVFMRNPVHHGTRSILCAIKLTMSFSSKPQVAENQSFFTPLPPKDLALQFKHQIAGRKYLPGSGGKGLPKFLSSAREGFPFALRAESIDHLTPDKWGQLCREQLDRVLPKYNAVLFRNLPLFEAGDFAKFADNLGYKPTNYEGGTGNRYLAEGETEVYLSTSDPPDFNIELHNEMACSPVHPKKVIFFCLTEPNEEWGGVTPLVRNNEIYDQLDPEVVRILEEKQIRYTRYLPDEKHHPYASWQQSFMTKDPKKVEEYLKREKFNYEWEESTGNLYYWYVLPPLATHPVTGRKIWFTQPNVHHNTYYKESPMFDGVSLPNHMYPTHTLYGDGSEIDPEVIEHVRATGWRNAVGFPWRKRDVLVLDNLAVQHGRLSFKGDRLLLAYLTAE